One genomic segment of Pseudomonas sp. RU47 includes these proteins:
- a CDS encoding ABC transporter substrate-binding protein, translated as MSKWIKSVGTSLFLTLPLSMAASVQAAEKLNVVSWSGYFSPEILARFQKQTGIEVTVDSYDSNETLLAKLKQGGAGYDVAIPSHQFVPILIKENLLERFDPVKEPYYASVVDNLKKPSWDPEGAYSVPFIWGTTSVVLDSARYKGPADSYKVLYEPPAELQGRINMFDSVSDMVDMASLYLNIPLCSEDPKQMQQVLTLLKAQKPFVKTYSSKAGSIRENLASGEIDMSMFWGGSSMRAREMKPTLKYLYPKEGVLAWVDNMVIPAGSKNPANAKAFIAFLSQPENSAMTQNFLKHQSPIKGVEPFLDAVLKDAPELHIPEGTNVVFSKTCGEGAIRLADRLWTNLMR; from the coding sequence ATGAGCAAGTGGATAAAAAGCGTCGGCACTTCGTTGTTTCTGACATTGCCGTTGAGCATGGCCGCCAGTGTTCAGGCCGCAGAGAAACTCAACGTGGTGAGCTGGAGCGGCTACTTTTCGCCGGAGATTCTTGCCAGGTTCCAGAAGCAGACCGGCATCGAAGTCACCGTCGATTCCTACGACTCCAACGAGACCTTGTTGGCGAAATTGAAACAGGGCGGCGCCGGTTATGACGTGGCGATTCCGTCGCACCAGTTCGTGCCGATCCTGATCAAGGAAAACCTGCTGGAGCGCTTCGACCCGGTCAAGGAGCCGTACTACGCCAGCGTTGTGGATAACCTGAAAAAACCGAGCTGGGATCCGGAAGGCGCGTATTCGGTGCCGTTCATTTGGGGCACCACCAGCGTCGTGCTGGACTCCGCGCGCTACAAAGGCCCGGCCGACAGCTACAAGGTTTTGTATGAGCCGCCAGCCGAATTGCAAGGGCGGATCAACATGTTCGACTCGGTCAGCGACATGGTCGACATGGCCAGCCTCTATCTGAATATCCCGCTGTGCAGCGAAGACCCGAAACAGATGCAGCAGGTGCTGACGTTGCTCAAGGCGCAGAAGCCGTTCGTCAAGACCTACAGCTCCAAGGCCGGTTCGATTCGCGAGAACCTCGCCTCCGGTGAAATCGACATGTCGATGTTCTGGGGCGGTTCGTCGATGCGTGCCCGTGAGATGAAACCGACGCTGAAATACCTCTACCCGAAAGAGGGCGTGCTGGCCTGGGTCGACAACATGGTCATCCCTGCCGGCAGCAAAAATCCGGCGAATGCCAAGGCGTTTATCGCCTTCCTCAGTCAGCCGGAAAACTCGGCGATGACCCAGAACTTCCTCAAGCATCAGAGCCCGATCAAAGGCGTCGAACCGTTCCTTGATGCAGTGCTCAAGGACGCGCCGGAATTGCACATTCCCGAGGGCACCAACGTGGTGTTCAGCAAGACTTGCGGCGAAGGTGCGATCCGCCTCGCCGACCGTCTGTGGACCAACCTGATGCGTTGA
- a CDS encoding amidase → MNSNNISELVLLQAHALAERIRLRQVSCREVMQTYLAHIERFNPLVNALISLQSPEHLLAQADERDAELARGQYRGWMHGLPHAIKDLSLTHGIRTTLGSPLYKDFVPERDGIMVERIKAAGAIIIGKTNTPEFGLGSQSYNPLFGATACAYDPTKTAGGSSGGAAAALAMHLVPVADGSDMMGSLRNPAAFNNIFGFRPSQGRVPFDDSADLFFDQLGYEGPMARSVRDAALLLSVQAGGDARAPLSIAESGEAFAAPLERDFKGSRLGWLGDFNGYLPMEQGVLSLCEKTFADFESLGCHVESVEPGFAPERLWSSWRTLRHWMVAGSLGATYADPQKRALLKPEAIWEVENGLKLSASEVFAASVVRSDWYRAISKLFERYDYLLLPSAQVFPFDKTQPWPTSIEGVAMDTYHRWMEVVIPGTLSGCPVASVQAGFNSHGLPMGLQIIGKHQADFAVLQLAHAYEQASRWFQRCPSPLLSQ, encoded by the coding sequence ATGAACTCTAATAACATCAGCGAACTGGTCCTGTTGCAGGCCCACGCGCTCGCCGAACGCATCCGCCTGCGTCAGGTTTCCTGCCGGGAAGTGATGCAGACTTACCTTGCCCATATCGAACGTTTCAATCCGTTGGTGAATGCGCTGATCAGCCTGCAATCACCGGAACATCTATTGGCTCAGGCCGATGAACGCGATGCCGAACTGGCGCGTGGCCAATACCGTGGCTGGATGCATGGCTTGCCCCACGCGATCAAGGATCTATCGCTGACCCACGGCATTCGCACCACGCTGGGATCGCCGCTGTACAAGGACTTTGTGCCTGAGCGCGACGGCATCATGGTCGAGCGGATCAAGGCTGCTGGCGCGATCATTATCGGCAAGACCAACACCCCGGAATTCGGTCTCGGCTCGCAAAGTTACAACCCGTTGTTTGGCGCGACTGCTTGCGCGTATGACCCGACCAAAACGGCGGGTGGCAGCAGTGGCGGCGCGGCGGCGGCACTGGCGATGCACCTGGTGCCGGTGGCGGATGGCAGCGACATGATGGGGTCGCTGCGTAATCCGGCGGCGTTCAACAATATCTTTGGTTTCCGCCCGTCACAGGGGCGTGTGCCGTTTGATGACAGTGCTGATCTGTTTTTTGATCAGCTCGGTTATGAGGGGCCGATGGCGCGCAGCGTGAGGGATGCGGCGTTGCTGTTGTCGGTGCAAGCCGGGGGCGATGCACGGGCTCCGCTGTCCATCGCTGAATCCGGTGAGGCCTTTGCGGCGCCGCTGGAGCGTGATTTCAAGGGCTCGCGGTTGGGTTGGCTGGGCGACTTCAACGGTTATCTGCCGATGGAGCAAGGCGTGCTGTCGCTGTGTGAGAAGACGTTTGCCGACTTTGAAAGCCTCGGCTGCCACGTTGAGTCGGTTGAGCCTGGGTTCGCGCCGGAACGGCTGTGGAGCAGTTGGCGGACGTTGCGGCACTGGATGGTCGCGGGGTCGTTGGGCGCAACCTATGCCGATCCGCAGAAGCGTGCGTTGTTGAAACCGGAAGCGATCTGGGAAGTGGAGAACGGCCTGAAGCTGTCGGCCAGCGAAGTGTTCGCCGCCTCCGTGGTGCGCAGCGATTGGTATCGGGCAATCTCGAAGTTGTTCGAACGCTACGACTATCTGTTGCTGCCGAGCGCTCAGGTGTTTCCGTTCGACAAAACCCAGCCGTGGCCAACGTCTATCGAAGGCGTGGCGATGGACACGTATCACCGCTGGATGGAGGTGGTCATCCCCGGCACGCTGTCGGGTTGCCCGGTCGCCAGTGTGCAGGCCGGATTCAATTCGCACGGTTTACCGATGGGGCTACAGATCATCGGCAAGCATCAGGCCGACTTCG